From Sulfolobales archaeon, the proteins below share one genomic window:
- the leuS gene encoding leucine--tRNA ligase, producing MRWLNNIAFKWQREWDANKIYEEDPRADMPKFFITAAFPYPNSPTHIGNARSFLLADVIARYMRARGYNSLYPMGFHYTGTPILTMAESIAKNDSELIELFREFYEVPENEISRMKDPLELARYFHRVSRESMRMLGLGIDWRREFTTVDPEFQSFIRWQFRRLYEKNYVSRGTYPVGWCPLHQMPVGGHDTKDDKDPEIEEFTLVFFRDSRGRILPTATLRPETVFAVTNLWVNPDTEYAEVLVEGALWIISRKAYEKLIYQKDSIEILRSFKGSELEGLEVINPVTGEHVYVIPASFVDPGFGTGVVMSVPSHSPDDYIAYMESMRIERYREYLERSPKPRKIIDLPGVRDLPAKWIVERLGIRSSREREALEKATRELYNLEFTSGVMHMDLDRYILSGEEDLIRSVKNLIVGRKVSEARENISKILRERGRGDIIYELINAPVYCRCGTEIVVKVLKDQWFIRYSDPAWKRDGLKALDRMEIIPEEMKNHMRELIEGLREKPCARTRGLGTPLPWDPSWIIESLSDSTIYMAFYTVIHRIRSLKIDPGSLDDEFWSYIMLGEGDPSRIASRIRVGLEDLESLRREFLYWYPLDVRVAGRDLANNHLLFFIMNHTAIFPEDLWPKKILVHGWVLREGEKMSKSRRNITPLFKAIRDKSSDVVRLTLAISSEVDQDLDFRDSTADSIAFHLKKLYDMIYAVRSKRFKDEPDERELFIAARIARRILKADEALRRFRIREAGNILFFEIFNDFSEILSRESIWRGFKDIIREWIKLLSVYTPHLAEEIWRNVLGESSFVVREIVDLEKIKGFTDVVRELEEEYLKSVIEDLREIISLTGIKPSRIILYTSGGEDYQLLREALESSMRREGLREFIGRNIMRVDESSRRTYAEKLRKIFEQATKISAEFRELVALVDSFDERTLASRLSSRIKELYPDADVKIYYYRDPEAPDPGGKKNQALPLKPSIYIQ from the coding sequence AGAGCTAGAGGTTATAACTCTCTCTATCCCATGGGTTTTCACTACACGGGTACTCCTATACTCACCATGGCTGAATCTATTGCTAAAAACGATTCGGAGCTTATAGAGCTTTTCAGAGAATTCTATGAAGTTCCTGAGAATGAGATCAGTAGAATGAAGGATCCTCTCGAGCTAGCAAGATACTTCCATAGAGTATCTAGAGAGAGTATGAGAATGCTCGGACTTGGAATCGATTGGAGAAGAGAGTTCACAACAGTAGACCCCGAGTTTCAGAGCTTCATAAGATGGCAGTTCAGAAGATTATATGAGAAGAACTATGTATCTAGAGGAACATACCCTGTAGGCTGGTGTCCTCTCCATCAAATGCCTGTAGGAGGTCATGACACTAAAGATGATAAGGATCCTGAGATCGAAGAATTCACACTAGTATTCTTCAGAGATTCTAGAGGTAGAATACTTCCCACAGCAACACTAAGACCTGAGACAGTCTTCGCAGTAACAAACCTCTGGGTTAATCCTGATACGGAGTATGCAGAAGTACTTGTAGAAGGAGCTCTATGGATTATCTCGAGAAAAGCTTATGAGAAACTTATATATCAAAAAGATTCTATAGAGATCCTGAGAAGCTTCAAAGGATCAGAACTCGAAGGTTTAGAGGTTATCAATCCAGTCACAGGAGAACATGTGTACGTGATACCAGCGTCATTCGTGGATCCAGGCTTTGGAACAGGAGTTGTAATGAGCGTTCCATCTCACTCGCCTGATGATTATATCGCTTACATGGAGAGTATGAGAATTGAGAGATATAGAGAGTATCTAGAGAGATCTCCCAAGCCTAGGAAGATAATAGATCTGCCAGGAGTAAGAGATCTCCCCGCTAAATGGATTGTTGAGAGACTAGGTATAAGAAGTAGCAGAGAGAGGGAAGCTCTAGAGAAAGCTACCAGAGAACTTTACAATCTCGAATTCACCTCAGGAGTTATGCACATGGATCTCGATAGATACATATTATCAGGGGAAGAAGATCTGATTAGATCTGTGAAGAACTTGATTGTGGGAAGAAAAGTTTCAGAAGCTAGAGAAAATATATCAAAGATTCTTAGAGAAAGAGGTAGAGGAGATATAATATATGAATTGATCAATGCACCGGTATACTGTAGATGTGGTACTGAAATAGTTGTTAAAGTTTTAAAAGATCAGTGGTTTATAAGATATTCAGATCCTGCCTGGAAGAGAGATGGTTTGAAAGCTCTAGATAGAATGGAGATTATCCCAGAAGAGATGAAGAACCACATGAGAGAACTTATAGAAGGTCTCAGAGAAAAGCCTTGCGCCAGAACAAGAGGTCTGGGAACACCTCTTCCATGGGATCCCTCGTGGATTATAGAGAGTTTAAGCGATTCAACTATATATATGGCGTTCTACACCGTGATCCATAGAATCAGAAGTCTTAAGATAGATCCAGGATCTCTTGATGACGAGTTCTGGTCCTATATAATGCTGGGAGAAGGAGATCCTAGTAGGATTGCGTCTAGAATTAGAGTAGGGTTAGAAGATCTAGAGAGTTTAAGAAGAGAATTTCTATACTGGTATCCTCTTGATGTGAGAGTTGCTGGAAGAGATCTAGCTAATAATCATCTACTCTTCTTCATAATGAATCACACAGCTATATTCCCAGAAGATCTATGGCCTAAGAAGATACTAGTCCATGGATGGGTTTTGAGAGAAGGAGAGAAGATGAGTAAGAGTAGGAGGAATATAACTCCTCTCTTCAAAGCCATCAGGGATAAGAGTTCAGATGTTGTTAGACTTACTCTCGCAATATCTTCAGAGGTTGATCAGGATCTAGATTTCAGAGATTCCACCGCAGACTCCATAGCTTTCCACCTGAAGAAGCTCTATGACATGATATATGCTGTGAGAAGTAAGAGGTTTAAAGATGAACCTGATGAGAGAGAGCTTTTCATAGCTGCTAGAATTGCTAGAAGAATTTTAAAAGCTGATGAGGCTCTGAGAAGATTTAGAATTAGAGAAGCTGGTAATATCCTCTTCTTTGAGATATTCAACGACTTCTCAGAGATTCTCTCGAGAGAAAGTATTTGGAGAGGTTTTAAAGATATTATTAGAGAGTGGATTAAACTTCTCTCAGTATACACACCACACCTAGCTGAGGAGATATGGAGGAATGTACTTGGCGAGAGTAGTTTTGTTGTTAGAGAGATCGTAGATCTCGAGAAGATTAAAGGTTTTACAGATGTTGTTAGAGAACTTGAAGAGGAGTATCTAAAAAGTGTTATAGAAGATCTGAGAGAGATAATCTCTTTAACAGGTATCAAGCCTTCTAGAATAATCCTCTACACTAGCGGAGGAGAGGATTATCAGCTTCTGAGAGAAGCTCTTGAATCTTCTATGAGAAGAGAGGGGTTGAGAGAGTTCATAGGAAGAAATATCATGAGAGTTGATGAGAGTAGTAGAAGAACTTATGCTGAGAAGCTTAGAAAAATATTCGAGCAGGCTACTAAGATCTCTGCAGAGTTTAGAGAGCTAGTAGCTCTAGTAGATTCATTCGATGAAAGAACTCTAGCCAGCAGACTTAGTTCTAGAATTAAAGAGCTCTATCCAGATGCTGATGTTAAGATATACTACTATAGAGATCCCGAGGCTCCGGATCCAGGAGGTAAAAAGAATCAAGCACTTCCTCTGAAACCTTCTATATACATCCAGTAG